The Cuculus canorus isolate bCucCan1 chromosome 5, bCucCan1.pri, whole genome shotgun sequence genome window below encodes:
- the KLHL28 gene encoding kelch-like protein 28, whose amino-acid sequence MDQSSPAYMLANLTHLHSEQLLQGLNLLRQHHELCDIILRVGDVKIHAHKVVLASISPYFQAMFTGNLSEKENSEVEFQCIAEAALQAIVEYAYTGTVLISQDTVESLLPAANLLQIKLVVKECCAFLESQLDPGNCIGISRFAETYGCHDLYLAANKYICQNFEDVCQTEEFFELTHSELDEIISNDCLNVVTEETVFYALESWIKYDVQERQKYLAQLLHCVRLPLLSVKFLTRLYEANHLIRDDHTCKHLLNEALKYHFMPEHRLSHQTMLMTRPRCAPKVLCAVGGKAGLFACLESVEMYFPQNDSWIGLAPLSIPRYEFGICVLDQKIYVVGGIATHVCQGISYRKHENSVECWDPDTNTWTSLERMFKSRSTLGVVVLAGELYALGGYDGQSYLRTVEKYIPKVKEWQPVAPMNKTRSCFAAAVLDGMIYAIGGYGPAHMNSVERYDPSKNSWETVASMADKRINFGIGVMLGFIFVVGGHNGVSHLSSIERYDPHQNQWTVCRPMKEPRTGVGAAVIDNYLYVVGGHSGSSYLNTVQKYDPISDSWLDSAGMMYCRCNFGLTAL is encoded by the exons ATGGACCAGTCGTCTCCAGCCTACATGCTCGCCAACCTAACCCACTTGCATTCCGAGCAGCTCCTCCAAGGCCTGAACCTCCTGCGCCAGCATCACGAGCTCTGCGACATCATCCTTCGAGTCGGCGATGTCAAGATCCACGCCCACAAAGTGGTGCTTGCCAGCATCAGTCCGTACTTCCAAGCCATGTTCACTGGGAACCTTTCAGAGAAGGAGAACTCGGAGGTGGAGTTCCAGTGCATCGCGGAGGCGGCCCTGCAGGCCATCGTGGAGTACGCCTACACAGGAACAGTGCTCATCTCGCAAGACACTGTTGAGTCGCTGCTCCCGGCCGCCAATCTCCTTCAGATCAAGCTGGTGGTGAAGGAATGTTGTGCGTTTCTGGAAAGCCAGCTCGACCCTGGCAATTGCATTGGGATCTCTCGTTTTGCGGAGACCTATGGCTGCCATGACCTCTACTTGGCTGCCAACAAATACATCTGCCAGAACTTTGAGGACGTTTGTCAGACGGAGGAGTTCTTTGAGCTGACACACTCTGAATTggatgaaataatttctaatgaCTGCTTGAACGTTGTGACAGAGGAAACAGTGTTCTACGCCCTGGAGTCCTGGATCAAGTATGATGTGCAGGAGCGGCAGAAGTACCTGGCCCAGCTGCTGCACTGTGTTCGGCTGCCGCTGTTGAGCGTGAAGTTTCTGACAAGGCTGTATGAAGCAAACCACCTCATTCGTGATGACCACACATGTAAACACCTGCTGAATGAAGCCCTGAAGTACCACTTCATGCCTGAGCACAGACTGTCCCACCAGACCATGTTGATGACACGGCCTCGCTGTGCTCCCAAAGTTCTCTGTGCTGTGGGTGGAAAAGCTGGACTGTTTGCATGTTTGGAAAG tgtTGAAATGTATTTTCCGCAGAATGACTCCTGGATAGGCCTGGCACCTCTTAGCATTCCTCGCTACGAGTTTGGCATATGTGTCCTGGACCAGAAGATCTATGTGGTAGGTGGCATCGCCACCCATGTGTGTCAAGGTATCAGTTACCGCAAGCACGAGAATTCGGTGGAGTGCTGGGACCCCGACACAAACACATGGACGTCTCTGGAAAGGATGTTTAAAAGCCGGAGCACGCTGGGAGTGGTTGTGCTGGCAGGAGAGCTCTATGCCCTGGGAGGCTATGACGGGCAGTCTTATTTGCGGACTGTGGAGAAATACATCCCTAAAGTGAAGGAGTGGCAGCCTGTGGCCCCgatgaacaaaaccagaagctgtTTTGCTGCAGCCGTCTTGGACGGGATGATATATGCTATCGGAGGATACGGTCCTGCCCACATGAACAG CGTGGAACGTTATGATCCAAGTAAGAACTCGTGGGAGACGGTAGCTTCCATGGCTGATAAACGAATCAACTTTGGCATCGGGGTGATGCTGGGATTCATTTTCGTGGTAGGGGGACACAATGGTGTCTCTCACCTGTCGAGCATCGAGAGGTACGACCCGCATCAAAACCAGTGGACGGTGTGTCGGCCCATGAAGGAACCCAGAACAG GTGTTGGAGCAGCTGTAATTGATAATTACCTTTACGTTGTCGGAGGTCATTCGGGGTCATCCTATCTGAACACTGTCCAGAAATACGATCCCATCTCAGACTCCTGGCTGGACTCTGCTGGGATGATGTACTGCCGGTGCAATTTTGGTTTGACTGCACTTTGA